TGACTTGACAACTATGTTGTCAATTCATTCCCTATTTTACTTCATATTCCTTTAATTCACTAATTAAGTTTTCGCAGTTGTCAGAATAGATATTTAATTTGATTTCTTTTGATAAATCAAGAGAGAAAATACCCATAATTGATTTTGCGTCTACCACATATCTGTCAGATACAAGGTCAATATCAAAATCAT
This DNA window, taken from Clostridia bacterium, encodes the following:
- a CDS encoding HPr family phosphocarrier protein; this encodes MKEFKVLLNSIVDVKKFVNTVSKYDFDIDLVSDRYVVDAKSIMGIFSLDLSKEIKLNIYSDNCENLISELKEYEVK